One Cupriavidus pauculus genomic window, GAGCTCGGCGTGTCGGAAGCCACGGTGCGCCGCGACCTCACCGCGCTCGCGCGCGAAGGCCGCATCGTGCGGACCTATGGCGGCGCCGCGGCGCTCACGCCCGTGGGCTCCCACGAACCCGAAGCCCCGCTCGAGGAACGCAAGGCCCTGCAGCGCGACCAGAAGGATGCCATCGCGCGCATGGCCGCGAGCTTCGTGCGCGATGGCGACGCGGTGCTGCTCGACAGCGGCACCACGGCCGCCGCGCTCGCGCGCCTGCTGGCCGCGCGCGAAGACCTGCACGTCTACACCACGAACCTCCTTGCCGTGACCGCGCTCGCGGGCCTGCCGAAGATCCGCGTCACGCTGATCGGCGGCGATGTGCGCCCGTCGAGCATGGGTACGTTCGGCCCGCTCGCGCAGCTGGCGCTCTCGCGCATCAGCGTCGACAAGGCGTTTCTGGGCGCCGACGGCGTGGTGGCCGGCGTGGGCCTGTGCGAGGCCACGGCCGAGCAGGCCTACCTCAAGGAATGCATCATCCGGCAGGCCGCCGATATCTTCGTGCTCGTCGACTCGACCAAGCTCGGCCGCGCGCGCCAGCAGCACTGGACGCCACTCGAACGCGCATGGACACTCGTGACCGACCGCGATGCCTCCGCCGCGCAGCTCGAGCCGTTCCGCGCGCTCAAGCAGGTGCAGGTCACGGTCGCCGCATAAGGTCACCAAATAAGCATTCCCGTTTTTGTTCGTTCGCCCCGCGCGACACGCGCGGTACGTTGGCAGTCTTGCCAACCATGAGAGCGAAACGTGAGTACAGCGCGCGAATCCCGACGACAATTCCTGCGGCATGGCGCCGCTTCGGTGGCCCTGCTTTACGGGGGCGGCGCATTCGCGCAGGGCCGCGTGGTCCTGAAGGCCGGTGACCAGAAAGGCGGCTTCCGCGCGTTGCTCGAAGCCGCCAACGCGCTCGAGGGCGTCCCCTACGATATCCAGTGGACCGAGTTCCCCGCCGCCGCGCCGCTCGCGGAAGCGCTGAACGCGGGCGCGGTCGATAGCGGCCCCATCGGCGACGCGCCCGCGATCTTCGCGCTGGCCGCCGGCACGCGCATCAAGCTGATCGGCGCCAACCGCTCCGATCCCTACGGCACGGCGGTGCTCGTGCGTCCCGATTCCCCGCTGAAGCAGGCGGCCGACCTCAAGGGCAAGACCATCGGCACCAACCGGGGATCGATCGGCCACTACGTCGCGCTGAAGGCGCTCGAGTCGGCGGGGCTCGGCCCCAATGACGCGAACATCCGCTTTCTGCCGCCCGCCGACACCAAGCTCGCGCTGACCAATGGATCGGTCGATGCATGGGCGACATGGGAGCCCTACACCGCCATGGCGGAGACCAGCGGCCACGCGCGCGTGCTCGTGAGCGGACGCGGACTGTCATCGGGACTGAGTTTCCTGGCGGCCACGGAGAGCGCGCTCGCAACCAAGCGCGCCGCGCTGCAGGACTTCCTGCAGCGCGTGGTGCGCGCGCAGCGCTGGTCGTATCAGCATGTGCCCGAGTACTCGGCATCGCTGGCGCGCATCATCGGCATTGCACCGGATGCGGCGCGGCTGCAGTTC contains:
- a CDS encoding DeoR/GlpR family DNA-binding transcription regulator, yielding MKAADRQRAILERVLSGVDANVERLVAELGVSEATVRRDLTALAREGRIVRTYGGAAALTPVGSHEPEAPLEERKALQRDQKDAIARMAASFVRDGDAVLLDSGTTAAALARLLAAREDLHVYTTNLLAVTALAGLPKIRVTLIGGDVRPSSMGTFGPLAQLALSRISVDKAFLGADGVVAGVGLCEATAEQAYLKECIIRQAADIFVLVDSTKLGRARQQHWTPLERAWTLVTDRDASAAQLEPFRALKQVQVTVAA
- a CDS encoding ABC transporter substrate-binding protein, translating into MSTARESRRQFLRHGAASVALLYGGGAFAQGRVVLKAGDQKGGFRALLEAANALEGVPYDIQWTEFPAAAPLAEALNAGAVDSGPIGDAPAIFALAAGTRIKLIGANRSDPYGTAVLVRPDSPLKQAADLKGKTIGTNRGSIGHYVALKALESAGLGPNDANIRFLPPADTKLALTNGSVDAWATWEPYTAMAETSGHARVLVSGRGLSSGLSFLAATESALATKRAALQDFLQRVVRAQRWSYQHVPEYSASLARIIGIAPDAARLQFERRNTQWRPIDADLVATQQATADFYLKTGLLKQRLDVRQTFDTTFTLPA